The proteins below are encoded in one region of Corvus hawaiiensis isolate bCorHaw1 chromosome 3, bCorHaw1.pri.cur, whole genome shotgun sequence:
- the SLC30A6 gene encoding zinc transporter 6 isoform X2 produces the protein MNLGWLQQTEGCKEHIYSHQQSWKILLFGAINLICIGLLLMWCSSTNSIALTAYTYLTIFDLFSLVTCLISYWVMMKKPSPVYSFGFERFEVLAVFASTVLAQLGALFILKESAERFLEQPEIHTGRLLVGTFVALFFNLFTMLSIKNKPFAYVSEAASTSWLQEHVADLSRSICGIIPGLSSIFLPRMNPFVLIDIAGALALCITYMLIEINNYFAVDTASAIAIALMTFGTMYPMSVYSGKVLLQTTPPHVIGQLDKLLREVSTLDGVLEVRNEHFWTLGFGTLAGSVHVRIRRDANEQMVLAHVTNRLYTLVSTLTVQIFKDDWIRPTLSSVPIANNILNLSDHHIIPMPSLKAADNLNPVTSTPAKPSSPPPEFSFNTPGKNVSPVILLNTQTKPYGLGFNHGSAPYSSVLNQGLGIPGMGAAQGFRTGFANVPSRYGTNARGQPRP, from the exons ATGAATTTAGGTTGGTTGCAGCAGACAGAAGG GTGTAAAGAACATATTTATTCTCATCAACAGTCCTGGAAGATTTTACTGTTTGGTGCTATAAATTTAATATGTATTGGCCTCCTGCTCATGTGGTGCAGCTCTACAAACAGCATAG CTTTAACTGCTTACACATATTTGACAATCTTTGATCTTTTCAG TTTGGTAACATGTCTAATAAGCTACTGGGTAATGATGAAGAAACCCAGCCCAGTCTATTCATTTGG GTTTGAAAGGTTTGAAGTTCTAGCTGTATTTGCATCTACAGTTCTGGCACAGCTTGGTGCTCTTTTTATACTGAAAGAAAG TGCGGAGCGGTTTCTGGAACAGCCTGAGATACACAC GGGACGACTGCTGGTTGGTACTTTCGTGGCTCTCTTTTTCAACTTATTTACAATGCTTTCCATTAAGAATAAGCCTTTTGCTTATGTCTCTGAAG ctgccagcacaagTTGGCTTCAGGAGCATGTTGCAGATCTTAGTAGAAG TATTTGTGGAATCATCCCAGGATTGAGTAGCATCTTTCTGCCACGGATGAACCCTTTTGTCTTGATTGATATTGCTGGAGCTCTGGCTCTTTGCATTACATATATGCTCATCGAAATCAA CAATTATTTTGCTGTGGACACAGCCTCTGCTATAGCAATTGCTTTGATGACATTTGGTACCATGTATCCCATGAGTGTCTACAGTGGGAAAGTACTACTCCAG ACAACCCCACCTCATGTGATTGGCCAGTTAGATAAACTTCTTAGGGAG GTTTCAACTTTGGATGGAGTGTTGGAAGTTCGAAATGAACATTTCTGGACATTAGGTTTTGGCACTTTG GCCGGATCAGTCCATGTCCGAATTCGGAGAGATGCGAATGAACAAATGGTACTTGCCCATGTCACTAACAGATTATACACATTGGTCTCTACCTTGACTGTTCAGATTTTCAAAGATGACTGGATCAGACCTACCTTATCATCTGTGCCTATTGCAAACAATATTCTGAACCTTTCGGATCATCACATTATTCCAATGCCATCTTTGAAAGCTGCTGATAATTTGAACCCTGTTACATCCACTCCAGCTAAGCCCAGCAGCCCACCaccagaattttcttttaacacaCCAGGCAAAAATGTGAGTCCAGTCATCCTTTTAAACACTCAGACAAAGCCCTATGGATTGGGCTTTAATCATGGATCTGCACCCTACAGCAGTGTACTCAATCAAGGACTTGGAATACCAGGAATGGGAGCAGCTCAAGGATTCAGAACTGGTTTTGCAAATGTCCCAAGCAGATATGGAACAAACGCTCGTGGTCAGCCCCGACCATAA
- the SLC30A6 gene encoding zinc transporter 6 isoform X1, which yields MGTIHLFRKSQRSLVGKLTHEFRLVAADRRSWKILLFGAINLICIGLLLMWCSSTNSIALTAYTYLTIFDLFSLVTCLISYWVMMKKPSPVYSFGFERFEVLAVFASTVLAQLGALFILKESAERFLEQPEIHTGRLLVGTFVALFFNLFTMLSIKNKPFAYVSEAASTSWLQEHVADLSRSICGIIPGLSSIFLPRMNPFVLIDIAGALALCITYMLIEINNYFAVDTASAIAIALMTFGTMYPMSVYSGKVLLQTTPPHVIGQLDKLLREVSTLDGVLEVRNEHFWTLGFGTLAGSVHVRIRRDANEQMVLAHVTNRLYTLVSTLTVQIFKDDWIRPTLSSVPIANNILNLSDHHIIPMPSLKAADNLNPVTSTPAKPSSPPPEFSFNTPGKNVSPVILLNTQTKPYGLGFNHGSAPYSSVLNQGLGIPGMGAAQGFRTGFANVPSRYGTNARGQPRP from the exons ATG gggacAATACACCTGTTCCGCAAATCACAGAGATCACTGGTTGGAAAGTTAACACATGAATTTAGGTTGGTTGCAGCAGACAGAAGG TCCTGGAAGATTTTACTGTTTGGTGCTATAAATTTAATATGTATTGGCCTCCTGCTCATGTGGTGCAGCTCTACAAACAGCATAG CTTTAACTGCTTACACATATTTGACAATCTTTGATCTTTTCAG TTTGGTAACATGTCTAATAAGCTACTGGGTAATGATGAAGAAACCCAGCCCAGTCTATTCATTTGG GTTTGAAAGGTTTGAAGTTCTAGCTGTATTTGCATCTACAGTTCTGGCACAGCTTGGTGCTCTTTTTATACTGAAAGAAAG TGCGGAGCGGTTTCTGGAACAGCCTGAGATACACAC GGGACGACTGCTGGTTGGTACTTTCGTGGCTCTCTTTTTCAACTTATTTACAATGCTTTCCATTAAGAATAAGCCTTTTGCTTATGTCTCTGAAG ctgccagcacaagTTGGCTTCAGGAGCATGTTGCAGATCTTAGTAGAAG TATTTGTGGAATCATCCCAGGATTGAGTAGCATCTTTCTGCCACGGATGAACCCTTTTGTCTTGATTGATATTGCTGGAGCTCTGGCTCTTTGCATTACATATATGCTCATCGAAATCAA CAATTATTTTGCTGTGGACACAGCCTCTGCTATAGCAATTGCTTTGATGACATTTGGTACCATGTATCCCATGAGTGTCTACAGTGGGAAAGTACTACTCCAG ACAACCCCACCTCATGTGATTGGCCAGTTAGATAAACTTCTTAGGGAG GTTTCAACTTTGGATGGAGTGTTGGAAGTTCGAAATGAACATTTCTGGACATTAGGTTTTGGCACTTTG GCCGGATCAGTCCATGTCCGAATTCGGAGAGATGCGAATGAACAAATGGTACTTGCCCATGTCACTAACAGATTATACACATTGGTCTCTACCTTGACTGTTCAGATTTTCAAAGATGACTGGATCAGACCTACCTTATCATCTGTGCCTATTGCAAACAATATTCTGAACCTTTCGGATCATCACATTATTCCAATGCCATCTTTGAAAGCTGCTGATAATTTGAACCCTGTTACATCCACTCCAGCTAAGCCCAGCAGCCCACCaccagaattttcttttaacacaCCAGGCAAAAATGTGAGTCCAGTCATCCTTTTAAACACTCAGACAAAGCCCTATGGATTGGGCTTTAATCATGGATCTGCACCCTACAGCAGTGTACTCAATCAAGGACTTGGAATACCAGGAATGGGAGCAGCTCAAGGATTCAGAACTGGTTTTGCAAATGTCCCAAGCAGATATGGAACAAACGCTCGTGGTCAGCCCCGACCATAA